From a region of the Arachis ipaensis cultivar K30076 chromosome B09, Araip1.1, whole genome shotgun sequence genome:
- the LOC107616602 gene encoding cinnamoyl-CoA reductase 2-like: MKKMATATAKKVCVTGAGGFVASWLVKLLLSKGYIVHGTVRKPGDEKYAHLMKFEGASEKLKLFNADLLSYESIYSAIVGCSAVFHVACPVPALATTFQNPEVEMVEPAVKGTSNVLEASLQAKVERVVYVSSSTAIILNPNLPNDKVIDESYWSDKEYCRKTKEWYPFSKMKAEELALDFAERTGIDLVRICPTVVLGPILQSTSLNATSLFLLNLLKGCEPVENKLKWIIDVRDLADALLLAYEKIEAEGRYICTSCPAKPKDLVEELKSEYPNYNYPTKFIEVDYYIRLSSEKLQRLGWSYRPLKETLIDSVESYKEAGLL; this comes from the exons ATGAAGAAAATGGCGACAGCGACGGCGAAGAAGGTATGCGTGACCGGTGCCGGTGGTTTCGTAGCTTCTTGGCTCGTTAAGCTTCTCCTTTCCAAAGGATACATCGTTCATGGCACTGTTAGAAAACCTG GTGATGAGAAATATGCTCACTTGATGAAGTTTGAAGGAGCTTCTGAGAAACTTAAACTGTTCAATGCAGATTTGTTGAGTTATGAATCCATTTATTCAGCAATTGTTGGATGCAGTGCAGTTTTCCATGTTGCTTGCCCTGTACCTGCATTAGCAACAACTTTCCAAAATCCTGAG GTAGAAATGGTTGAGCCTGCTGTGAAGGGAACTAGTAATGTACTTGAAGCTTCTCTTCAGGCTAAAGTGGAGAGAGTTGTTTATGTCTCATCCTCAACTGCTATTATCCTGAACCCGAATTTGCCTAATGATAAAGTGATTGATGAATCATATTGGTCTGATAAAGAGTACTGCAGAAAAACCAAG GAATGGTATCCCTTTTCAAAGATGAAAGCAGAAGAGCTGGCGCTGGATTTTGCAGAAAGAACCGGGATTGATCTAGTGAGAATTTGTCCAACTGTTGTGTTGGGGCCAATTTTGCAGTCAACTTCTCTGAATGCCACTAGCTTGTTTCTCCTCAACCTTCTAAAAG GCTGTGAGCCAGTGGAGAATAAGCTTAAGTGGATAATAGATGTAAGAGATTTAGCTGATGCATTACTATTGGCTTATGAGAAGATTGAAGCAGAAGGGAGATACATATGCACTTCATGCCCTGCTAAACCAAAGGATTTGGTAGAGGAATTGAAGAGTGAATATCCAAACTACAACTACCCTACAAA GTTTATTGAGGTGGATTATTACATAAGGTTGAGCTCCGAGAAACTACAGAGACTTGGTTGGAGTTACAGGCCATTAAAGGAGACACTCATTGATTCTGTTGAGAGCTATAAGGAGGCTGGTCTCTTATAA
- the LOC107618343 gene encoding F-box/LRR-repeat protein 2-like isoform X1 yields the protein MSSSSSTSDSESEYSNLQHIPDECWESVFKYLSDPLDHESLSLVSSHFLSLTNRLRTSLTVSDHVLPFLPALLRRFPNLTSINLTRPTGELNALLFQISSSHLPSLRSLDLSHQPALPSIALRHFSRKFPALKSLNCSFMDSLTDKDLNLIAECFPNLEEIDISYPNYSGIADAESRVNALASGFKKLRKVNLSGSHIVWFSSIFDLCQNCEFLEELVLLSTNFIGPTGPIGFANAILQRPELRSLALGCSRVGFMSEGDVISKFFELVSLKEFTCLELSYSPLSDECLCVAAEEGLPLRELSLPGCFQYGYGGISSLLRNCNNLQHLDLQCTEFLDDRCVIELSMLLGNLNFVNLSENSKLSDSSLFAIIRNCPLITEIRMERAGVGKQKVEKDCLVVNSHLKFLYLTRNSYLNDESVEMIASVCPNLEKMDLSYCERVSEGAVEVLRKCCKIRHMNLARLGSELFRIDFEIPTLCLLNLSWLRIRDEELSLISKRCHRLRELKLDFCQKITANGVTQVVENCKQLRVISLLSCEKVAADVVAWMVFTRRSLRKIIAPPRFHLTEGQRDLFLRHGCIVSSDLTNATDSSARNYEPEFLEAFLFL from the coding sequence ATGTCCTCGTCATCTTCAACATCAGATTCTGAATCTGAATATTCAAACCTACAACACATACCAGATGAATGCTGGGAATCAGTTTTCAAATACCTTAGCGACCCTCTCGATCACGAATCACTCTCCCTCGTCTCAAGCCACTTCCTTTCCCTCACCAACCGCCTCCGCACCTCCCTCACCGTCTCCGACCATGTCCTCCCCTTCCTGCCCGCCCTTCTCCGCCGTTTTCCCAACCTCACCTCCATCAACCTCACGCGCCCCACCGGTGAACTGAACGCGCTCCTCTTCCAAATCTCTTCCTCTCACTTACCCTCCCTCCGTTCCCTTGATCTCTCTCATCAACCCGCTTTACCTTCAATTGCGTTGCGACATTTCTCTCGAAAGTTTCCAGCTTTGAAGTCACTCAACTGTTCCTTCATGGATTCACTTACCGACAAAGATTTGAACTTAATTGCTGAGTGCTTCCCGAACCTCGAAGAAATCGATATTAGTTACCCTAATTATTCTGGGATCGCAGATGCGGAATCTCGTGTAAACGCCTTGGCTTCAGGGTTTAAGAAGCTCCGAAAGGTGAATCTTTCAGGTAGTCACATTGTTTggttctcttctatttttgatcTGTGTCAGAATTGCGAGTTTCTAGAAGAGTTAGTTCTTCTTAGTACGAACTTCATTGGCCCAACAGGTCCAATTGGCTTTGCAAATGCGATCCTCCAGAGACCTGAATTGAGGTCTTTGGCTCTTGGCTGTTCGCGTGTTGGGTTTATGAGTGAGGGTGATGTGATTTCAAAGTTCTTTGAATTGGTGAGTTTGAAAGAGTTTACTTGTCTTGAATTGTCTTATTCGCCTTTATCTGATGAGTGTTTGTGTGTTGCTGCGGAAGAAGGCTTGCCATTGAGGGAACTCTCACTGCCGGGTTGTTTCCAATATGGATATGGTGGGATTTCTTCCTTGCTAAGAAATTGTAACAATTTGCAGCATTTGGATCTTCAATGCACAGAGTTTCTTGATGATAGGTGTGTCATTGAGCTGTCTATGCTTCTTGGTAATCTGAACTTTGTGAACCTTAGTGAGAATTCGAAGCTTTCTGATTCGAGCTTGTTCGCCATCATCCGGAACTGCCCTTTGATAACTGAGATCAGGATGGAGAGAGCTGGTGTTGGGAAGCAGAAGGTGGAGAAGGATTGTTTGGTTGTGAATTCTCATTTGAAGTTTCTCTATTTGACTCGCAATTCGTATTTGAATGATGAAAGTGTCGAGATGATTGCTTCGGTTTGTCCCAACTTGGAGAAGATGGATTTGAGCTATTGTGAGAGGGTTTCGGAAGGTGCTGTTGAAGTTTTGAGGAAGTGTTGTAAGATTAGGCATATGAACTTAGCTCGATTAGGATCGGAGCTGTTTCGGATTGACTTTGAAATTCCTACACTGTGTTTGTTGAATTTGTCATGGTTGCGCATTCGTGACGAAGAACTCTCTCTTATCTCAAAGAGATGTCATAGGTTGAGAGAACTAAAACTGGATTTTTGTCAAAAGATCACAGCCAATGGGGTAACTCAGGTAGTGGAAAATTGCAAGCAGCTAAGGGTGATAAGCTTGTTGTCTTGTGAGAAAGTGGCTGCTGATGTTGTTGCTTGGATGGTGTTCACAAGGCGATCGTTGAGAAAAATAATTGCTCCGCCTCGATTTCATCTTACTGAGGGCCAGAGGGATCTCTTCCTGCGGCATGGATGCATTGTTTCCAGTGATCTAACCAATGCAACTGATTCATCTGCAAGGAACTATGAACCTGAGTTCTTGGAGGCATTTTTGTTTCTTTGA
- the LOC110266231 gene encoding uncharacterized protein LOC110266231, with translation MIPSSRCCRHQEPHLPDECWELVFKHLSDPLDHESLSLVSRHFLSLTNGIHTNLDVSDRVLPLLPVLLRRFPNLTTIKITRCFTGDINVLLSQIASFNLPSLHSLDLSHQLTFPTHGLRQFSQKFSALKSLNCSHTRHDLDVIAECFPNLEEIDVSFRRYKIDIVSDWVKALTLGFKKLRKVTISGNFTLGDSYLLALCHTCVFLQELVVIQTGPVSMIGIANAIRKRPELRSLAVNCLTYGFFSEDLRKGNVTWDFIDALVSLKGLNCLDLSYSSISDQALCVLAEESLPLKKLSLRCCKGYGYGGISYLLKKCNNLQYLDLQRAGFLNDQCVVELSLLLSNLKFVKLSDNAKLTDLSLLAIMRNCPLITDIRMESTGIGKQKLQEEEDCLIVNSQVKFLYLASNTWLDDGTVTMLAAVCPNLEMIDLSKCGRVSKSAIDVLWSCRKIQRMDLALLGHELFQFRFRVCFDVPTLFVLNLSQLSICNEELSLISKSCCKLKELDLASCHKITTRGVKQVVKNCKQLRTISLASCEKVSPNVVAWMVSARPSLRKIRPPPRFFPTECQRDLFRRHGCFVGKWSD, from the coding sequence ATGATTCCATCATCAAGATGTTGCAGACACCAAGAGCCACATTTACCAGATGAGTGTTGGGAATTAGTTTTCAAACACCTCAGCGACCCTCTCGATCACGAATCACTCTCCCTCGTCTCGCGCCACTTCCTTTCCCTCACCAACGGCATCCACACCAACCTCGACGTATCCGACCGTGTCCTCCCTCTCCTCCCCGTCCTCCTCCGCCGTTTTCCCAACCTCACGACCATCAAAATCACGCGCTGCTTCACCGGTGACATCAACGTGCTCCTCTCCCAAATCGCTTCCTTCAACCTACCCTCACTCCATTCTCTCGACCTGTCTCACCAACTCACCTTCCCCACACATGGGTTGCGACAATTCTCCCAAAAGTTTTCAGCTTTGAAGTCACTCAACTGTTCCCACACCCGTCATGATTTGGATGTAATTGCCGAATGCTTCCCAAACCTCGAAGAAATCGATGTGAGTTTCCGTAGATATAAAATTGATATTGTTTCGGATTGGGTAAAGGCCTTGACTTTAGGGTTTAAGAAGCTTAGGAAGGTGACTATTTCAGGTAACTTCACCCTTGGAGACTCTTACCTTCTTGCCCTGTGTCACACTTGTGTGTTTCTACAAGAGTTAGTTGTTATTCAAACAGGTCCTGTTTCTATGATAGGCATTGCCAATGCGATTCGTAAGAGACCCGAATTGAGGTCTTTGGCGGTTAACTGTTTGACTTATGGGTTTTTTAGTGAGGACCTTAGAAAGGGGAATGTGACTTGGGATTTCATTGATGCATTGGTGAGTTTAAAGGGTTTGAATTGTCTTGATTTATCCTATTCGAGTATATCTGACCAGGCTTTGTGTGTTCTTGCTGAAGAAAGCCTTCCATTGAAGAAACTCTCCCTGAGATGTTGTAAGGGATATGGATATGGTGGGATCTCTTATTTGTTGAAGAAGTGTAACAATTTGCAGTATTTGGATCTTCAAAGAGCGGGGTTTCTGAATGATCAGTGTGTGGTTGAGTTGTCTTTACTTCTTAGTAACTTGAAGTTTGTGAAACTTAGTGATAATGCAAAGCTTACTGATTTAAGCTTGTTAGCCATTATGCGAAACTGTCCTTTGATAACCGATATCAGGATGGAGAGTACAGGCATTGGAAAGCAGAAGCTGCAGGAAGAAGAAGATTGTTTGATTGTGAATTCTCAAGTGAAGTTTCTCTATTTGGCTAGCAATACGTGGTTGGATGATGGAACTGTCACTATGCTTGCTGCGGTTTGCCCCAACTTGGAGATGATAGATTTGAGCAAATGCGGAAGGGTTTCAAAAAGTGCTATTGATGTTTTGTGGAGCTGTCGTAAGATTCAGCGCATGGACTTAGCTCTGTTAGGACATGAGCTGTTTCAATTTCGGTTTCGGGTTTGCTTCGATGTTCCTACATTGTTTGTGTTGAATTTGTCCCAGTTGAGTATTTGCAACGAGGAGCTCTCTCTTATTTCAAAGAGTTGTTGTAAGTTAAAAGAACTTGATTTGGCAAGTTGTCACAAAATCACTACCCGAGGAGTAAAGCAGGTGGTGAAAAATTGCAAGCAACTAAGAACGATAAGTTTAGCATCTTGTGAAAAAGTATCTCCTAATGTCGTTGCTTGGATGGTATCTGCAAGGCCATCGTTGAGAAAAATAAGACCTCCGCCTCGATTTTTTCCTACCGAGTGCCAGAGGGATCTCTTCCGGCGTCATGGATGCTTTGTTGGCAAGTGGTCTGATTAA
- the LOC110266837 gene encoding acanthoscurrin-2-like, whose translation MTISGTVGVGVDRNGGDEENGSMGGGSTGSCGGNSVGGVQNVGTSGGGSRKVSGGEGLVMKGFGGDSHGNDGCVGGSRAIGIGGGITSGGSVGNGNGGGGDGTSGGAGGNGSGGDGVGDGVGNGQQGIIIGGNGQQGAAGGGDGGGGGGGHAIIIIGLGGGDDGGNGGGGDGGNGGSGEGGNGXXXXXXXXKYWTIGGGGGGGGGGGVILGV comes from the exons ATGACAATATCTGGAAcagttggtgttggtgttgataGAAATGGAGGTGATGAGGAGAATGGATCAATGGGTGGCGGCAGCACCGGAAGCTGCGGTGGCAACTCCGTTGGTGGTGTCCAAAACGTGGGGACAAGTGGCGGCGGAAGTAGAAAGGTGTCTGGAGGAGAAGG GTTGGTGATGAAGGGGTTTGGAGGTGATAGCCATGGAAATGATGGTTGTGTGGGAGGATCAAGGGCAATTGGCATTGGAGGTGGAATTACTAGCGGTGGTAGTGTGGGGAATGGCAATGGTGGCGGCGGCGATGGGACTAGCGGTGGAGCCGGTGGTAATGGTAGTGGTGGGGATGGTGTTGGTGATGGAGTTGGTAATGGACAACAAGGTATAATAATTGGTGGCAATGGACAACAAGGAGCAgcaggtggtggtgatggtggtggtggtggtggtggacatgcaataataataataggctTAGGGGGTGGTGATGATGGCGGCAATGGTGGAGGTGGCGATGGCGGCAATGGTGGCAGTGGAGAAGGTGGTAATGGTNNNNNNNNNNNNNNNNNNNNNNGAAAATATTGGActattggtggtggtggtggtggtggtggtggaggaggtgtGATTCTTGGTGTGTAA
- the LOC107618344 gene encoding F-box/LRR-repeat protein 3-like isoform X2, translating to MKASVNFPDECWESIFRFLGHGRDLESVSMVCKRFLTISSQLQDSLTIFDATTMLIPKLFLRFSRLKVLDLSYFNGNLEGLLCQVSQSTLDLDTLNLSNQRTLPIDLFRDIGSKMKNLRVLICSNIGSLWDSHLMIMAYCFPLLQELDISFPLISEATDFGISKLSLLLERLRKINFSGNYLVTDQSLVALCQNCMTIEDISFFNCFKITQGGIANAINFRPTLASIAFNIKKRRIHGRGLAPMPINLDLIDSLKSLKSLTCIDLSNSFISDELLFSVAECCHSIKKLILQDCCNFTFSGIYSVVSNCPLIQCLDLRKTDFLTDHCIGKLSMFLLNLTSINLSGCDQLTNSTFYTLTRGCPKLVEIKMDRTYLGEVGEDSDSSLVPVQNTQVKSLYLGQNILLGDQSLMKMASICPNVELLDLNSCGSISGECVVNVLRKCREIRHLGLANTGVKLLKMDFKVLQLKVLNLSGSRINDEALSIISKCCCGLVVLDIQGCNNVTTKGVKEVVESCMELRELNLKNCDFVNDNFVAALELIRPSLRRIITNSYVGV from the coding sequence ATGAAGGCATCAGTGAATTTTCCTGATGAATGCTGGGAATCAATCTTCAGATTCCTAGGCCACGGCCGAGACTTGGAATCGGTTTCCATGGTCTGCAAGAGGTTCCTCACAATTTCAAGCCAGCTTCAAGATTCCCTCACAATATTTGATGCAACAACAATGCTCATTCCAAAGCTGTTCTTGAGATTCTCAAGGCTCAAAGTCTTAGACCTCAGTTACTTCAATGGGAACCTCGAAGGCCTGCTTTGTCAGGTTTCACAATCCACCTTGGACCTTGATACCCTTAACCTTTCCAATCAGAGGACACTCCCCATTGATTTGTTCCGGGACATCGGCTCGAAGATGAAGAACTTAAGGGTGTTGATTTGTTCAAACATTGGCTCTCTTTGGGATAGCCATTTGATGATCATGGCCTATTGTTTCCCATTGCTTCAAGAGCTTGACATCAGCTTCCCATTGATTTCAGAAGCAACAGATTTTGGGATCTCAAAGTTGTCTTTGTTGCTCGAGCGCCTTCGCAAGATTAACTTCTCTGGAAACTACTTAGTCACTGATCAATCACTGGTAGCTCTGTGTCAGAACTGTATGACAATTGAAGACATTTCCTTCTTCAATTGTTTTAAGATAACTCAAGGAGGCATTGCTAATGCTATCAATTTCAGACCAACCTTGGCTTCCATAGCATTCAACATTAAGAAAAGAAGAATTCATGGACGTGGCTTGGCACCTATGCCAATTAACTTGGATTTGATTGATTCACTCAAGAGTTTGAAAAGCTTAACTTGTATTGATTTGTCGAATTCTTTTATCTCGGATGAGTTGCTCTTTTCTGTTGCAGAATGTTGTCATTCCATAAAGAAACTCATCCTCCAAGACTGCTGCAATTTCACATTTTCAGGAATATATTCTGTGGTATCAAATTGTCCATTAATACAATGCTTGGATCTTAGAAAAACCGACTTCCTAACCGATCATTGTATTGGCAAGCTATCAATGTTTCTTCTCAATTTAACCTCTATAAACCTCAGTGGTTGTGATCAGCTTACCAATTCAACATTTTACACACTGACAAGAGGTTGTCCTAAACTTGTTGAGATTAAAATGGACAGAACATATCTTGGAGAAGTAGGGGAAGATTCAGATTCTTCTCTTGTTCCGGTTCAGAACACTCAAGTGAAAAGTCTCTATCTGGGTCAAAATATTTTACTTGGTGATCAAAGTTTGATGAAAATGGCTTCTATTTGCCCCAATGTAGAGCTTCTCGACTTAAACTCTTGCGGCAGCATATCGGGAGAATGTGTCGTGAACGTTCTCCGGAAATGCCGAGAGATAAGGCACTTAGGCTTAGCCAATACAGGAGTGAAGCTGTTGAAGATGGACTTTAAAGTTTTGCAACTGAAGGTATTGAACTTGTCAGGATCAAGAATCAATGATGAAGCACTCTCCATAATCTCAAAATGTTGTTGTGGACTAGTAGTTCTGGATATTCAAGGTTGCAACAATGTTACCACAAAAGGGGTGAAAGAAGTGGTAGAAAGCTGCATGGAGTTGAGAGAGCTGAATTTGAAGAACTGTGATTTTGTAAATGATAATTTTGTTGCTGCCTTAGAACTTATAAGGCCATCATTGAGGAGAATAATCACAAACTCTTATGTTGGTGTTTGA
- the LOC107618344 gene encoding F-box/LRR-repeat protein 3-like isoform X1: MAEIKMKASVNFPDECWESIFRFLGHGRDLESVSMVCKRFLTISSQLQDSLTIFDATTMLIPKLFLRFSRLKVLDLSYFNGNLEGLLCQVSQSTLDLDTLNLSNQRTLPIDLFRDIGSKMKNLRVLICSNIGSLWDSHLMIMAYCFPLLQELDISFPLISEATDFGISKLSLLLERLRKINFSGNYLVTDQSLVALCQNCMTIEDISFFNCFKITQGGIANAINFRPTLASIAFNIKKRRIHGRGLAPMPINLDLIDSLKSLKSLTCIDLSNSFISDELLFSVAECCHSIKKLILQDCCNFTFSGIYSVVSNCPLIQCLDLRKTDFLTDHCIGKLSMFLLNLTSINLSGCDQLTNSTFYTLTRGCPKLVEIKMDRTYLGEVGEDSDSSLVPVQNTQVKSLYLGQNILLGDQSLMKMASICPNVELLDLNSCGSISGECVVNVLRKCREIRHLGLANTGVKLLKMDFKVLQLKVLNLSGSRINDEALSIISKCCCGLVVLDIQGCNNVTTKGVKEVVESCMELRELNLKNCDFVNDNFVAALELIRPSLRRIITNSYVGV, translated from the coding sequence ATGGCAGAGATCAAGATGAAGGCATCAGTGAATTTTCCTGATGAATGCTGGGAATCAATCTTCAGATTCCTAGGCCACGGCCGAGACTTGGAATCGGTTTCCATGGTCTGCAAGAGGTTCCTCACAATTTCAAGCCAGCTTCAAGATTCCCTCACAATATTTGATGCAACAACAATGCTCATTCCAAAGCTGTTCTTGAGATTCTCAAGGCTCAAAGTCTTAGACCTCAGTTACTTCAATGGGAACCTCGAAGGCCTGCTTTGTCAGGTTTCACAATCCACCTTGGACCTTGATACCCTTAACCTTTCCAATCAGAGGACACTCCCCATTGATTTGTTCCGGGACATCGGCTCGAAGATGAAGAACTTAAGGGTGTTGATTTGTTCAAACATTGGCTCTCTTTGGGATAGCCATTTGATGATCATGGCCTATTGTTTCCCATTGCTTCAAGAGCTTGACATCAGCTTCCCATTGATTTCAGAAGCAACAGATTTTGGGATCTCAAAGTTGTCTTTGTTGCTCGAGCGCCTTCGCAAGATTAACTTCTCTGGAAACTACTTAGTCACTGATCAATCACTGGTAGCTCTGTGTCAGAACTGTATGACAATTGAAGACATTTCCTTCTTCAATTGTTTTAAGATAACTCAAGGAGGCATTGCTAATGCTATCAATTTCAGACCAACCTTGGCTTCCATAGCATTCAACATTAAGAAAAGAAGAATTCATGGACGTGGCTTGGCACCTATGCCAATTAACTTGGATTTGATTGATTCACTCAAGAGTTTGAAAAGCTTAACTTGTATTGATTTGTCGAATTCTTTTATCTCGGATGAGTTGCTCTTTTCTGTTGCAGAATGTTGTCATTCCATAAAGAAACTCATCCTCCAAGACTGCTGCAATTTCACATTTTCAGGAATATATTCTGTGGTATCAAATTGTCCATTAATACAATGCTTGGATCTTAGAAAAACCGACTTCCTAACCGATCATTGTATTGGCAAGCTATCAATGTTTCTTCTCAATTTAACCTCTATAAACCTCAGTGGTTGTGATCAGCTTACCAATTCAACATTTTACACACTGACAAGAGGTTGTCCTAAACTTGTTGAGATTAAAATGGACAGAACATATCTTGGAGAAGTAGGGGAAGATTCAGATTCTTCTCTTGTTCCGGTTCAGAACACTCAAGTGAAAAGTCTCTATCTGGGTCAAAATATTTTACTTGGTGATCAAAGTTTGATGAAAATGGCTTCTATTTGCCCCAATGTAGAGCTTCTCGACTTAAACTCTTGCGGCAGCATATCGGGAGAATGTGTCGTGAACGTTCTCCGGAAATGCCGAGAGATAAGGCACTTAGGCTTAGCCAATACAGGAGTGAAGCTGTTGAAGATGGACTTTAAAGTTTTGCAACTGAAGGTATTGAACTTGTCAGGATCAAGAATCAATGATGAAGCACTCTCCATAATCTCAAAATGTTGTTGTGGACTAGTAGTTCTGGATATTCAAGGTTGCAACAATGTTACCACAAAAGGGGTGAAAGAAGTGGTAGAAAGCTGCATGGAGTTGAGAGAGCTGAATTTGAAGAACTGTGATTTTGTAAATGATAATTTTGTTGCTGCCTTAGAACTTATAAGGCCATCATTGAGGAGAATAATCACAAACTCTTATGTTGGTGTTTGA
- the LOC107618343 gene encoding F-box/LRR-repeat protein 2-like isoform X2 produces the protein MSSSSSTSDSESEYSNLQHIPDECWESVFKYLSDPLDHESLSLVSSHFLSLTNRLRTSLTVSDHVLPFLPALLRRFPNLTSINLTRPTGELNALLFQISSSHLPSLRSLDLSHQPALPSIALRHFSRKFPALKSLNCSFMDSLTDKDLNLIAECFPNLEEIDISYPNYSGIADAESRVNALASGFKKLRKVNLSGPIGFANAILQRPELRSLALGCSRVGFMSEGDVISKFFELVSLKEFTCLELSYSPLSDECLCVAAEEGLPLRELSLPGCFQYGYGGISSLLRNCNNLQHLDLQCTEFLDDRCVIELSMLLGNLNFVNLSENSKLSDSSLFAIIRNCPLITEIRMERAGVGKQKVEKDCLVVNSHLKFLYLTRNSYLNDESVEMIASVCPNLEKMDLSYCERVSEGAVEVLRKCCKIRHMNLARLGSELFRIDFEIPTLCLLNLSWLRIRDEELSLISKRCHRLRELKLDFCQKITANGVTQVVENCKQLRVISLLSCEKVAADVVAWMVFTRRSLRKIIAPPRFHLTEGQRDLFLRHGCIVSSDLTNATDSSARNYEPEFLEAFLFL, from the exons ATGTCCTCGTCATCTTCAACATCAGATTCTGAATCTGAATATTCAAACCTACAACACATACCAGATGAATGCTGGGAATCAGTTTTCAAATACCTTAGCGACCCTCTCGATCACGAATCACTCTCCCTCGTCTCAAGCCACTTCCTTTCCCTCACCAACCGCCTCCGCACCTCCCTCACCGTCTCCGACCATGTCCTCCCCTTCCTGCCCGCCCTTCTCCGCCGTTTTCCCAACCTCACCTCCATCAACCTCACGCGCCCCACCGGTGAACTGAACGCGCTCCTCTTCCAAATCTCTTCCTCTCACTTACCCTCCCTCCGTTCCCTTGATCTCTCTCATCAACCCGCTTTACCTTCAATTGCGTTGCGACATTTCTCTCGAAAGTTTCCAGCTTTGAAGTCACTCAACTGTTCCTTCATGGATTCACTTACCGACAAAGATTTGAACTTAATTGCTGAGTGCTTCCCGAACCTCGAAGAAATCGATATTAGTTACCCTAATTATTCTGGGATCGCAGATGCGGAATCTCGTGTAAACGCCTTGGCTTCAGGGTTTAAGAAGCTCCGAAAGGTGAATCTTTCAG GTCCAATTGGCTTTGCAAATGCGATCCTCCAGAGACCTGAATTGAGGTCTTTGGCTCTTGGCTGTTCGCGTGTTGGGTTTATGAGTGAGGGTGATGTGATTTCAAAGTTCTTTGAATTGGTGAGTTTGAAAGAGTTTACTTGTCTTGAATTGTCTTATTCGCCTTTATCTGATGAGTGTTTGTGTGTTGCTGCGGAAGAAGGCTTGCCATTGAGGGAACTCTCACTGCCGGGTTGTTTCCAATATGGATATGGTGGGATTTCTTCCTTGCTAAGAAATTGTAACAATTTGCAGCATTTGGATCTTCAATGCACAGAGTTTCTTGATGATAGGTGTGTCATTGAGCTGTCTATGCTTCTTGGTAATCTGAACTTTGTGAACCTTAGTGAGAATTCGAAGCTTTCTGATTCGAGCTTGTTCGCCATCATCCGGAACTGCCCTTTGATAACTGAGATCAGGATGGAGAGAGCTGGTGTTGGGAAGCAGAAGGTGGAGAAGGATTGTTTGGTTGTGAATTCTCATTTGAAGTTTCTCTATTTGACTCGCAATTCGTATTTGAATGATGAAAGTGTCGAGATGATTGCTTCGGTTTGTCCCAACTTGGAGAAGATGGATTTGAGCTATTGTGAGAGGGTTTCGGAAGGTGCTGTTGAAGTTTTGAGGAAGTGTTGTAAGATTAGGCATATGAACTTAGCTCGATTAGGATCGGAGCTGTTTCGGATTGACTTTGAAATTCCTACACTGTGTTTGTTGAATTTGTCATGGTTGCGCATTCGTGACGAAGAACTCTCTCTTATCTCAAAGAGATGTCATAGGTTGAGAGAACTAAAACTGGATTTTTGTCAAAAGATCACAGCCAATGGGGTAACTCAGGTAGTGGAAAATTGCAAGCAGCTAAGGGTGATAAGCTTGTTGTCTTGTGAGAAAGTGGCTGCTGATGTTGTTGCTTGGATGGTGTTCACAAGGCGATCGTTGAGAAAAATAATTGCTCCGCCTCGATTTCATCTTACTGAGGGCCAGAGGGATCTCTTCCTGCGGCATGGATGCATTGTTTCCAGTGATCTAACCAATGCAACTGATTCATCTGCAAGGAACTATGAACCTGAGTTCTTGGAGGCATTTTTGTTTCTTTGA